attaatttcaacattatGTTACAAAAGTAATACAATGCTATAATTAAGGCATTTTGGTAGAAACTATGGTGACCGTTGTAAATTCTGTAAGGGGGAAACCAACTGGAAATTATTCCCAAATCAAATTTATTGATCATCAGCGTATCCTAAAAGATGATTATTGCTGGTGTAGTAATAAATTAAAATCCTATTAGTGTAATCCTACAGCACATTAATACTAGTTAATCCCATCTTAATAACAGTTTGTGGCAACTGTTATGTCTCGACATTTTGGTGCCATTCCTGAGGAAGACGTCTACAGCTTTGAAACAGACAAGAAACATTGCATCTCTGACTGCTTTATACAAAACATCTCCTGcgatgaccagaactttaaaatgCTGTAATTACAAGCGCATCTCCCTTACATGAGTGATGTTTGGGGATTAAATGGATGTTATGAGAGAGCGCATGAAACTCTAATCAGATGCATGTATTTTCATGTCTAATAATCATTGCAAAGCCACTTCAACAGTGTCTGCAGGGTTCACAGTGTCTGCGGGGCTCAGTGTGTTCGGGGcaaaaatgatgatgatgatgatgatgatgatgatggtcgTACCGTCATGTGTCTGCACACTGCACAGTCAAGCTGTATGACACATGCATCAGCATGGGCGAATAAAAACAAagacacgcacatacacacatccacacacactggGGCGAGCTGGGCCATGCAACACTATGCGCGATGATGCGCGAGCTTTATTATAACACGAACAGCAGGCATGGCAGAAAATACACACAGCGGCGCGAGCTGCAGGCCTTACCGTCAGAGTCTGCTCAGCTGTCTCTGTAAGCTGTCTGAGGACTCACTGTGACACATTCAACATTGAGGCTGATCTGATTGATTTCTTAAGAAAGCGAGAGGGAAAAAAATTAACCCTTCACAGTGCATGGGCGGAAGCGGAAATGAGGAAGAGGCTCACGTGCTGGGCTGTGTGAGGCAGGAGCGCGTGCTGGAGCAGTGAGAAATATGAAGAGACCGAGTGAGTATATAATTCTAAAATAACTGtcattaatacatatttaaatcatTCTAGCATAAGGTAAAGCGCAACACTAGTGTAATTATTCGCTATAAGGCCTAAACAAACTAACAAGAGCTGTGTTAGATTACAGCTGCTATGGTAAAACAGTACCGTAAATTGCACGTGTCTCTCTTGTAGAGTTGAAGAAGGCGAGCAAGCGGTTATCATGCGCCAAACGCTTCAAAATACAGAAAAAGGTAAGAAATTTCAACTGTTAAGAATCATAAGTTATTTTGGGCTTTGGTCCTTGAGTTGTGAACAAACTGGAGTAAAGCACATTTGTGTACTTACTAACTTTCTCACAAAAAAAGTGCCATGAAATTACCATGGTGCCCTTAGATGTATCgtgtacattgtaaaaaaaaacaaaaacatggtatatgaatgtggtaatcattcagtacagtGGTATTACCATCACTATATCATGGTACTGCCTCAGTACAGTTATGTAGGCTAAGTGGTGTCTTTcgaatattcagtttttttttctatttacccGCAAGTTTTgtccagttttatttttttttctgtgattttaTTATACCATATCTTCTATGTATTGTGTGTGCGCGTGCTCGTGTATGTACGTAAAAGCACATTTTATTCTAAAATCTAActaaatagttcactcaaaaataaattctcatcatttactcgccctaatGCCATCCCCGTATGTGTATGAATTACTTTGTTTCTGCTGAAcaaaagcaaagatttttagaatatctcagctctgtaggtccatacaaagcaagtgagtggtgaccaaaactttaaaaaggacataaaggcagaataaaattaatccatatgactccagtggtcaaatccatccatgtcttcagaagcgatatgatagttgcgggggaacagaccaaaaatataaaaccacttgagttgtgtggcttacttttatcctgcctttatatgcttttttggagcttctaagttttggtcaccattcacttagtTGCactgtgtggaccaacagagctgagatcttcttaaaatctttgtgtgtgtgtgttttgcagaaaaaaagaaagtcatacacattttggatggcatgaggttgagtaaatgagagaattttcatttttgggtgaactattcctttaagcacaacgtaaacattttatttaaaaggtttaattttttttcacgtCAAGGTTCGAGAACACAACCGTAAACTACGGAAAGCGGCAAAGACAAAAGGAATAAGCAGAAAGCCGAAGAAAGATGTTGGAGTACCGAACAGCGCACCTTTCAAAGAGGAAGTGCTTCGAGAAGCTGAACAGAGGAAACAGGAAGTATGATCAATACTGACACTAGCACATAACTAGCTGCACAACTTTATCCTTCTAAACAACGTGCAAACGCCACAAGTAATAATAAGCTTAACGACCTGCATAAACTCTGCATTTACTCTGTCAaactattctgttttttttttcttcttacagATACATAGCACAGATCAGGGATGCATTTCCCAAAACATCATAAGCCTAAGTTAgtcatagaaaccattggcgccaatggtctctacgatcaacttgcACTTGAtatgcttttgggaaaagcaGCCCAGATTTTGTTGCACGTGTGTAAACACCAAAAAACACTTAAGATATTGGATTTCTTTCACATCCGATTTGAGACACTTCCAgttgtgcattcagaaagtaatAATTTACttaatgtttttcacattttgctatgttgcaaccttatgctaaaatgctttatgtaaaaaaatgaataaaattaacatcaatctacactccctgccccataattacaaagcaaaaaccagatttttgataactttaaatgtatttaaaagaaaaaaaatcacaatgacataagtattcagacccttatctcagtacttagttgaagcacatttggcagcgattacagcctcaagtcattttgggtatgatgcaacaagctttgcacacctggatttggggattttctgctacTCTTCTccgcagatcctctcaagctgtgTCAAGTTGGATGGAGACCATCATTGGACAGCTATTTTCAGGTCCAGAGaagttcgattgggttcaagtccagtgctctggttgggccactcaaggacattcacagagttgtccctaagccactcttgcgttgtcttggctgtgtgcttagggtcattgtcattttggaaggtgaaccttcggcccagtctgaggtcctgagcgctctggaccaggttttcattaaggatatctctgtattttgctgcattcagctttccttcaaccctgaccagtcccccagtccctgccactgaaaaacacccccacagcatgaagcTACCATCACCATGcctcaccattgggatggtattgcgcaggtgatgagtggtgcctggtttcctccagacatgatgcttgtaattgaggccaaacagttcaatcttaatttcatcagaccagagaatgttgtgtctcacagtctgagagtcctttaggtgtttttttgtgtcttgcactgaggagaggcttccgtctggccactctgccaaaaagcccagatcggtggagtgttgcagtgatggttgtccttctgcaagtttctcccatctcgcACAAACAGAGTGACCATCGAGTTATTGGTCACATCTCTTACCAAGGCTCTTttcccgattgctcagtttggccgggcggccagctctaggaagagtcctggttgttccaaacttacatttaagaattatggaggccactgtgctctttttttttttttcttcttttttttatataactatatatcgccttccccagatctgtgcctcgaaacagtcctgtctctgagctctgcaggcagttcctttgacctcatggcttggtttttgctctgatatgcatttttagcTGTGAGACCTTTTATAGATGGATGCATGCCTttcaaaatcatgtccaatcaattgaatttgccacaggtggactccaatcaaagtgttgaaacatctcaaagatgatccagagaaatgggatgcacctgagctaaatttcaagtgtcatagcaaagggtctgtatacttatatcaatgtgatatttcagttttttctttttaataagtttacaaagttatcaaaaatctgtttcttgctttgtctttatgggtatggagtgtagattgatgtgataaaataaaaattaaagcattttagcataaggctgcaacataacaaaatgtgaaaaaatgaaggggtctgaatactttctgaatggaCTGTACATAACATCTGACCTCCCAGCAAAACACATAATGTTCCCCTAATGTTAGCATATGGttcccatttgttttgttttttttaattttgggaaCCAGTTCCTAACATTACTTAAGAACTTATTCAGAACATTCTCTAatgcttattttgtattttatatatagtttctatttttataaccataaactaaccttcccagaacgtTACAGGGAGGTATTTGTGGGACAACTTTAAAATAACATCTAATGGTTATTTTAGGTTTCATTTTTCATTCACAGTTttcattaattttcattatttttcttaAACATTGCATAGAGGTTGACAGAGAACAATGATTGAATTTAGTGCAGTATTAGTATttcattaaaagtaaaacaattattatagTAAATGGGAATTGAACGCATTATAATGAACATAAGAAAAGCATTCAAGAATATACCTCAATACCTAATCTTCTTACATTAGTCGCTGTCTGATAGCTATATGTGAATGCACATTTGATCCACACGTGCTTTGTTCAGCCACAGAAATTCTTACTCTtgagcaatttaaaaaaaattaatggtcATTCTGGGATTGACTCAATGACTGAGAATCTTTTAATGCTTTCCTTAATaaataataacttttaaatgtgatactataaatgttatttatttgacACAgatttcactcatatttaattgagttttgttgtttattgactacAAATGAACAGAAACAGATGTCTCTGCTAAACTGTACACAGTGGTAATTAATCAAACATTAGCCTTGTTAAGGTTAATTTAATAGTTTATTGATTgcttatttgatttttaatgtcGGTCAATAAATTTCAGATTTTATAAACACACTATTGTTTAAGTCATTGGTTATTTGGAATAATTTCCTTCAATATCTGCATATTAATGGTGCTGAGGCAGTGTTTTAGGGAACTGAAAAACAAGGCTCAATTTTTAGTGTTGATTACACACAGCTGGGTTGAAGATAGAATAGTCTTCCAAAATGTTTTGTGCcttattttaatgattatataataattataattgattataaaaaataatctatCGATGCTTGTCTGTTTATTGAGGTGGCAGCATGGTTGCTGAATGTTTCTAGAAATTAAGAGGTTAAGGGAACGTAAGGGGAACCATCGTGATCAACCTAAAACAAACGGTTCTATTTCTGTAAAGACACCAAAAACCAGCCAGaatgttctgggaaccaaaaattgttgGGCTGCATCTAAACACTCAATTACCCGATTCTCCTCTTATTTCTGACATTAAAATCCGCTATAACAAGATTGTGTATATATCTGTGAATACgtaacaatgttattctggaaATACAAGACCTCAAGCAACTGTAAAATTTCAAGTATGCATTTGCAGCGAGCAGACATTTCAAACTTGCAATGAAATGAGCATAAATCAATATACAAATGAGTGAAAGCCCCATAGGCTTTAAGTGAACGTAAACGGAcgggataataaaaaaaaaaaaaacagatacggTCAAAAGATCTGATCTGTGCAGTGCAAATGCATCTTTCGTTACTGGACAATCACTGCACAGCAGGTTGTATCTCTTCACTAAACAAATGCATCATTAAATGTGGTTCTTACAGCTTGAAGCCTTGAAAGAGCAAAAAAAGATTACAAAGCAGCAAGAAAGAGCAGCGAAGAGGAAGAAGGGAAAAGCGGCTGAAGCTGAACCCACTGCTAAGAAATctaaaaaggtgagagaggtataAATACTGAAAATGCATAAATAACACACCGACCTTAATTTTCACCTTAAGCTTCATTGTCCACTTGCAGGGGGAGAAAGCTAAAGAAGCAAAGGCCACAGCAGCTAAAGAAGCAAAGGCCACAGCAGCTAAAGAAAAAAGTGCTAAATTGTTTAGATGCTGCGAGCTGAATAAGGCAAGTTGACAAACTTCACTTCACATTGACTCAAATATGTTCGAACATGGCCAGAGTCATCATTCACAAGGTTGATCTTAAGTTCCATTAAATTCTTCTCCAGGTGATTGAAGCTTCTGATGTGATAGTGGAAGTCTTAGACGCCAGGGACCCTCTGGGCTGCCGCTGTCCTCAGCTAGAGGAAACCGTCCTGAAACATGAGGGAAAGAAAAAACTCTTGTTCTTATTGAACAAAATAGGTACAGACCCCTTAGTATTGCATTTGACCTTTTAGATGTTTCATTGACAAATGGAATTTGATTCTTAAAAATGATTTTTCTTTTATAGATCTTGTTCCTAAAGAGAACCTAGAGAAATGGCTCAAATACCTTGAAGCTGAATGCCCAACCTTTGTCTTCAAAGCATCAACACAACTGCAGGACAGAACTGTGGTGTGTAAGAGTGCTGGGCCCTTCTAGACTTAACATTTTGTCTTAATTCAAGAAGCTGATCTTCAAAGTTGCCATCTTATTCTCTTACACAGCAACAGAAAAAGCAGAGAGCAGCTAATGCTGTTTTGGATCATAGCAGAGCAGCTTCATGTTTTGGCAGTGATTCTCTTCTACAGGCACTTTGTGATTTGGCTAACAAGAAAGATGATGAGAGCATGCTCAAAATTGGTGTTGTCGGTAAGGTTTGTTAAATTGTATGGAGGGCTGGGCTGTATGACGCTATATGCCATGCAACGGTAGAAATGTCAACCGGTAGAGATTCTGCTATACTGTTTTAGATGCTGTATATTTGCATGGCTGGCTGTTAGTGGACCAGACTGTCTTTCTTTGTTTACATGTGAGAAAAACAGATGGAGAATGCAAAATTATGGAGTTTGGGATGTTTTCTAAACAATTAAAGATAACATTTTAAGGGGTGATGTATTAATTTAGTTATTAGAGGAAtatttccaggttcaatacaagttaagctcaatcagcagcatttgtggcataatgttgattaccacaaaaatttacatcgacttgtccctcctttacaaaaagcaaaaatctgggttagtgTGGCACTTTAAATGGAAGTGAACAGCAACAGCGGCAAtccgtattgaacccggaatattcaatTTAAGGGGTGTAAAACAGAAGCAAAGTTAAGTTGTTTACATTTGCTGCTGTGCAACTTTTTTGCTGTATACTGTTACGGTGATAGAAACTTGTATCATGTCAGATTCCATTCTTAGACCATTAGGCCTCATGTGAATTTTTACCTTAAAGGAGATATGATGACTCCTGTACCTAGTATAAGTCATTGCTGATACTAATAGACTCTAACACTTTGTAACACAAATAATCCAATATTAAGCTGCCTTTCATTGTTCCTTCTTCAGGTTTCCCTAATGTTGGAAAAAGCAGCATCATCAATAGTCTGAAAGAAATCAGAGCATGCAATGTTGGTGTACAGAGAGGACTGACCAGGTAAAGCTTttcaatttttttgttattaccaTGTACAGGGTTCCCACAATCATTGAAAGCCTGTAAACCAGGACATTTCAAAATTTGTGATTTAAGGGCCTGATAATGGAATTTTGAAATAATCTAAAAGTAATGTACATTTTTGtcagttaatttttttatatagttgGAGCATTGCTCCAaaatatttcagtctgttcattgaGGGTAACCACCTGTGTGATTCATTGGGAGACAAACGTTACTAGGTAACTACAGTTGATGATATACGAAGTGGCCTTCCTTCAAGGGGGTACATTCAAATCTTAGATGTTTCTTCTCTTATTCGTTTACAAATGTCTCCAATAAGTACAATTGTTTAAATCTATACATTTCAAGGAATGGTTCCtaaaatacaaatggaaatccacagcaaaacaacattttaattccactacaactggaaaagtcatggaaattcattggtcaaaaggtgtgggaaccctgcatgTTGACGTGAATTTGAAGCATGATGAACTCCTATTGATCTGAGCATGACATGAAGTCTACAATCAATCCAACACTGAACTTCAAATCCCACTATGCATTTCTACTGCATGTACTTAAAAGGCACTGTAAAACTGCTCTCAAAAAATTCTTCCCCCTTCCATACAGATGTATGCAGGAAGTGCATATTTCTAAGAGAGTGAAGATGATTGACAGCCCAGGGATCGTGGCGGCCCCTTGTAACCCAGGCGATGTGATGGCTCTCAGGAGCCTGCAGGTGGAGGAGAAAGAGGAGAGTCCGCTGGAAGCAGTCAGGACTCTACTCAAACAGTGCAATCAGCAACATGTAAGGAGAACATTTTTGTTATATTCAAGATGACTTTGTCACATTTATGCAAACATCCTTTATTTCTTAGACCATATACAATGTATACACATGCATctgtttgtaaaaacaagcaaaaatagtGCCTAAGGTAATGTGCTTAAGACCACTGCTTTCCAGTGTGTttaaaagaaattataaagaaattCTATTTCTTTTGAACCCTTTGAAAAGCAATGCCTTTTGTAAGTTACCATAGACtaaatttttgcttgtttttgcaAACAGATGGTTAGATCTGAATTATTTTTTGAGGTAATTGCCAGCATGTTGCAGGTGCTGCCCATCAAGTTTAAAGGGGCTTTAAGCGATTTGGCCATTCTGGAACTTCATGAGACTGAGCAGTTGAATTAGACATGCACCCTCTTTCCCATACCGTTGTACCATTGagaccctcaactgacaactgttatgaacctGAATATGGAGTTAAACCTGAATGATCCACTTCAACAGAGACTTTGGCTTCAAGTACTGCTCtatgagaacacacaaaatggttgacaggcagaaagcacatcaaagtcttctgattttCTGAATAAAGAATGTGTCCGTGGCTTGCAGtcatatttttgtttgctgtttacacagtctagtgctgtcagagagaccagtgagatatttCAGGTCTTAGTGATATCTTTCAGCgagtaggaacattttctgcataccattcaatacaatgaaaaaaataaaaaaatcgctGACAGCATCTTTAACTTGTTTTAAgcacagaacattcctttaagtagttTTACATACCTTTTCATATGTCTGTTTCAGATAATGCTGCAATATAATGTCCCAGACTACAGAAACTCTTTGGAGTTCTTGACCACATTTGCCAAGAAACGAGGCTTCCTGCAGAAAGGTGGAGTACCAAACACAGAGCTGGCAGCGACAACATTCCTCAATGAATGGACAGGGTTAGTTTTGGCCAACAGTCATCATAAGTTTAGATGCTAAAATATCTCTGCTAGGGTGGGCATACATGGTGCGAATTTGGTCAATCGGGAGGTTGTGTGCCCTTGCCCGTTTGAGTCAGTCAATTTACCTGATATAAATAATCTTAGAGAAGCAGTGGTACATGATTGTACGACCTGGCGAGTTCTGAtgaaaactgcatgcatttttgtgCTACCTAGTCAGAGGATGAGATTGCTTTCCTTGTCACTGCCATGGCCTGGGAAAGTCTACACAGTTGTAACACCtattttttcaaaatgtgtaaaagcttcatgaacagtTAATATAGTTTTCAGAGATTGTGTGCTTGTAATTGCcatatttatacagtacataatcCATTTACCTGCATATAATCAGTGAAGCTTCACAAAGCTAAAGGCACTTCGGCATGAAATTGTGAAAACTTCTGTTGTTTTCAGTACTCCAATTTTTTTGACATGTTTAAAAATTATTGGGAGATCTTAAGCTGATCTGCGCCAATTGTAAAACCTCTCACACAATGTGAGCCATGACCATATGAGCATTAAGGATttccatatgaaaaaaaaaataaaaaatctgctgGGAGCCCTCACAATGTACTCTGCCCTTACTGAGATCTTTTTACCCCACAAGCTTAAGCATTGTAAATTCGTTGTGCTGCTTTGATGAATATTTCTTCCTGTGACATTGTGTTAGGGCTAAACTTAGCTACCACAGTAGAGTTCCAGAGCGACTGGGCCTCCCCTCCTTCCTCTCTGATGCCATGGTGACAGATCTGCAGTCAGGTTTGGATATGGACAAAGTGCGGAAAGGCAATGAGGATGTTATCAAAGGTAAATCTCAGATTTCATGAattgatttcaataaaaaaaaattttttatcttCCTATGGTattaattttgcagttcattgaACTTTtcagaaaaaactaaaaatgtatggGGTGGAAcctaaacataaaatgtaactgTTGTCAGGTGTGCGGTTTCCAAATCTAGCAAGCAGCATAAGTTTTAACTCAAAGGGTTTCACTGCTGGTGTTTTGAGTGTCAGTGAGCTGCCTAAAGAGATTCCAACATCGTCAACAACAGCAGATGTGGAGGTGATGGACATGACGGCCAACATAAAGGAGGTACTTCATATGAGAGACTAGGAAATGATCAGTAATGACACATTTTACCTCTGAAGCGCCTTCTGTTATCTGAAATGATGAGTCTGTTGTTCACAGAAGTCTTTGATGACCTCCTAATCCAACTCTGATCTCTCTGACAGAAGTCCACTTGCTTGAGTCTAACTCTGTGCatacatactctatgcaagtatgcaGATACAAATGCTTGGCCATTGCAAGTGTGCTGTCCCTTTGTACATGTGCAACAAGCGTTAGGGCACTTACACAATAGAGAAAGCTCTGATGCATTTGACAGTTAGGAATGCATAAGATGCATGTGTTCATAGGTAGTGATCattaaaaatctgaatattttgcaatgaaaattaaaattatttctataatttacaactttaaatcaatagttgtaTATTTTAATTCAGTTATGTCATATGCAATGCTTCCTggtattgtagttcatgccctcatgaaagatgttaagtacagtGATGTACTTTTGTCATTTtcctattttcaaatattttatttgtttcaaatcaaagtttgaaatgttgtgattcacctcagagctggttggtttggctcTTTTACAAAAGATTTTATGAAAATGAACgtgaaaatacttctggaaccaaaacAGCCGAAATAGCGGGTGGGCACTGATGCCCCCACTCTATTCTTACTGCAACACAAGTATACATTGCATACTTTTAAACTGTTGTTAGACAGTTAGCTATGTGAAAAACAACATTGGTTTAATGGTGCATCCAgttgatgttaaagggatagttcacccaaaaatgaagattctctcattatttactcaccctcatgatatcccagatatgtatgactttctttcatcaccggaacacatttgaagaaaaatagagaaacATCTCTTCTCCGTAGGTCCTTGAAATGCAAGCggatggcgatttctcttttgaagctccaaaaatcacagacagcatAAACGCCATCagtacgactccagcggttaaatcaatgtcttctaaagtgacacgattgcttttggtgctaaaaagataaatattaaagtactttttaaaaCTCTGAATCATCACTTCCGTTTTGCAGCGGTAAGCACGTGTGAGACAATcgtattggcatttgaaacacgtgagaactgacgcacgtgtgaCAGCctgaagagcagtgctgttttcAGCTgtgtaggaggaatgctgtacagaagcttggttggttttggtttagatctgtatttatctgtttctttactcacaatggtgtgtttgtgtgcttgtcctggatgtctcaaccgagtggagaatgtgaaaTTACCTCTGTATCATAGCAAcagaatacagtgcattcagaaaatattcagacccctttaattttttcacattttgttatgttgcagccttatgctaaaatgctttaaattatttatttttttcacatcaatctacactccatacccataatgacaaagcaaaaaccagatttttgataactttgaaaatttattaaaagaaaaaaactgaaatgtcacattgacataagtattcagacccttatctCAGTACTTAGTTGCAGCacatttggcagcgattacagcctcaagtctttttgggtatgatgcaacaagctttgcacacctggatttggggattttctgctacTCTTCTccgcagatcctctcaagctgtgTCAAGTTGGATGGAGACCATCATTGGACAGCTATTTTCAGGTCCAGAGaagttcgattgggttcaagtccagtgctctggttgggccactcaaggacattcacagagttgtccctaagccactcttgcgttgtcttggctgtgtgcttagggtcattgtcattttggaaggtgaaccttcggcccagtctgaggacctgagcgctctggaccaggttttcattaaggatatctctgt
This DNA window, taken from Myxocyprinus asiaticus isolate MX2 ecotype Aquarium Trade chromosome 37, UBuf_Myxa_2, whole genome shotgun sequence, encodes the following:
- the LOC127427801 gene encoding guanine nucleotide-binding protein-like 3 translates to MKRPKLKKASKRLSCAKRFKIQKKVREHNRKLRKAAKTKGISRKPKKDVGVPNSAPFKEEVLREAEQRKQELEALKEQKKITKQQERAAKRKKGKAAEAEPTAKKSKKGEKAKEAKATAAKEAKATAAKEKSAKLFRCCELNKVIEASDVIVEVLDARDPLGCRCPQLEETVLKHEGKKKLLFLLNKIDLVPKENLEKWLKYLEAECPTFVFKASTQLQDRTVQQKKQRAANAVLDHSRAASCFGSDSLLQALCDLANKKDDESMLKIGVVGFPNVGKSSIINSLKEIRACNVGVQRGLTRCMQEVHISKRVKMIDSPGIVAAPCNPGDVMALRSLQVEEKEESPLEAVRTLLKQCNQQHIMLQYNVPDYRNSLEFLTTFAKKRGFLQKGGVPNTELAATTFLNEWTGAKLSYHSRVPERLGLPSFLSDAMVTDLQSGLDMDKVRKGNEDVIKGVRFPNLASSISFNSKGFTAGVLSVSELPKEIPTSSTTADVEVMDMTANIKEPEVETPDSTMLTQICQSTEKSKGKSAKTVKFVPINNDLTSIQQKNNNNDDAYDFNTDFM